One Desulfovibrio sp. UIB00 DNA window includes the following coding sequences:
- the pbpC gene encoding penicillin-binding protein 1C has translation MPDAFCALLRRRRRLALAAGMLALPLAALLLWLAFAPCPHPLAGVEFSRMVLDKRGGIMRVSLSADQKYRIRTRLADIPPAAVDTVLRYEDRFFWYHPGINPLSLFRAAAGIMTGGRRMGGSTITMQVARLAYGLETGKMGAKLRQMLLALQLEWHYSKEEILEAYFNLAPYGGNVEGLGAAAVCYFHKTAAQLAPAESAALMLVPQNPSRRRPARDNKAFSQAVRRLNETWFGKKESAPLRVYGPQDMPFIAPHLSTELLQRPGADILRTTLDTTAQRRTERQLARFAARHSAYGLTNCAALLLHWPSMEVRALAGSADFFNKSIEGQVDGTRARRSPGSTLKPMIYALALEQGLIHPQSLMADTPHSFAGYDPENYDGAFRGPLSAAEALRASRNVPAITLAAKLTRPSLYEFLRRAGVEFADGADHYGLSLVLGGAEVSMRELAGLYAMLANKGVWRPLRFLSDEAPSAPALPLLTPESAFVTLSMLEAPDPDKIARSQGGAVLPVRLKTGTSNGFRDAWAVGQFGPYVLAVWVGNFNNTANPLLVGGMVAAPLFMDMARELTAAEPMTDPFRDPAPGLNVEKLRVCVATGDLDTSLCPETTLTWFIPGVSPVAPSGVFRSILIDKASGLRACAPQDGRTEQRVWEFWPSDLARMFARAGMPKPPPPPFEEQCRREQKISGQPPTIIQPKSGLVYRRTADAQNGSMVFMAHAEAGVNELFWFANDSYVGSTAPGEPLLWQATAGDVSVRVVDDAGRATRRNIRVRPAP, from the coding sequence ATGCCAGACGCCTTCTGCGCCCTGTTGCGACGCAGAAGGCGTCTGGCACTTGCCGCAGGCATGCTGGCTCTGCCGCTGGCGGCTCTTTTGCTCTGGCTGGCCTTTGCTCCCTGCCCGCACCCGCTGGCGGGTGTGGAATTCTCGCGCATGGTGCTGGACAAACGCGGCGGCATCATGCGGGTCAGCCTTTCCGCCGATCAGAAATACCGCATCCGCACACGGCTGGCGGATATTCCCCCTGCTGCCGTGGATACTGTTTTGCGCTACGAAGACAGATTTTTCTGGTATCACCCCGGCATCAATCCCCTTTCGCTCTTCCGTGCTGCCGCAGGCATTATGACGGGAGGCCGCCGCATGGGCGGCTCCACTATCACCATGCAGGTGGCCCGGCTGGCATACGGGCTGGAAACCGGCAAAATGGGGGCCAAGCTGCGGCAGATGCTGCTGGCCCTGCAACTGGAATGGCACTACAGCAAGGAAGAAATCCTCGAGGCCTATTTCAACCTTGCGCCATACGGCGGCAATGTGGAGGGTCTGGGCGCGGCGGCGGTGTGCTATTTTCACAAAACTGCCGCCCAGCTTGCCCCTGCGGAAAGCGCCGCCCTCATGCTGGTGCCGCAAAACCCCTCCCGCCGCAGACCGGCCCGCGACAACAAGGCCTTCAGCCAGGCCGTGCGCAGGCTCAACGAAACGTGGTTCGGCAAAAAGGAATCCGCTCCCCTGCGCGTCTACGGCCCGCAGGACATGCCCTTCATCGCGCCACATCTCAGCACCGAGCTGCTGCAACGCCCCGGCGCGGACATACTGCGCACAACGCTGGATACCACGGCCCAACGCCGCACAGAGCGCCAGCTTGCCCGTTTTGCAGCGCGGCACAGTGCCTACGGCCTCACCAACTGCGCGGCCCTGCTGCTGCACTGGCCCAGCATGGAAGTACGCGCGCTGGCTGGATCCGCCGACTTTTTCAACAAATCCATCGAAGGACAGGTGGACGGCACGCGCGCGCGGCGCTCCCCCGGCTCCACCCTCAAGCCCATGATTTACGCTCTTGCGCTGGAGCAGGGCCTCATCCATCCGCAAAGCCTGATGGCAGACACGCCGCACAGCTTTGCAGGCTATGATCCGGAAAATTATGACGGCGCGTTCCGTGGCCCCCTTTCTGCGGCTGAAGCCCTGCGCGCCAGCCGCAACGTGCCCGCCATAACCCTTGCAGCCAAACTGACCCGCCCGAGCCTGTACGAATTTTTGCGCCGCGCCGGGGTGGAGTTTGCCGATGGCGCAGACCACTACGGCCTGTCGCTGGTGCTTGGCGGGGCGGAAGTGAGCATGCGCGAACTGGCGGGCCTGTATGCCATGCTTGCCAACAAGGGCGTATGGCGGCCCCTGCGCTTTCTATCAGACGAAGCGCCGTCAGCACCCGCCCTCCCCCTGCTGACGCCGGAGTCGGCCTTTGTGACCCTCTCCATGCTTGAAGCGCCGGACCCGGACAAGATAGCCCGCTCGCAGGGCGGCGCTGTGCTGCCCGTACGGCTTAAAACCGGAACGTCCAACGGCTTTCGGGATGCCTGGGCCGTAGGGCAGTTCGGCCCATACGTGCTAGCCGTGTGGGTGGGCAATTTCAACAATACGGCCAATCCGCTGCTGGTGGGCGGCATGGTGGCCGCGCCGCTGTTTATGGATATGGCCCGCGAGCTGACGGCGGCGGAACCCATGACTGACCCTTTCCGCGATCCGGCCCCCGGCCTCAATGTAGAAAAATTGCGCGTCTGCGTGGCAACGGGCGATCTAGATACGTCCCTCTGTCCAGAAACCACGCTCACATGGTTCATCCCCGGAGTATCACCTGTTGCGCCGTCAGGCGTGTTCCGCAGCATCCTGATAGACAAGGCCAGCGGTCTTCGGGCCTGCGCCCCGCAGGATGGCCGCACGGAGCAGCGCGTATGGGAGTTCTGGCCCAGCGATCTGGCCCGCATGTTCGCCCGGGCGGGCATGCCCAAGCCGCCGCCACCACCTTTTGAGGAGCAGTGCCGCCGCGAGCAAAAAATCTCCGGTCAGCCGCCCACCATCATTCAGCCCAAGAGCGGACTTGTGTACCGCCGCACTGCTGACGCGCAAAATGGCAGCATGGTTTTTATGGCCCATGCCGAGGCAGGCGTGAACGAACTTTTCTGGTTTGCCAACGATAGCTATGTGGGCAGCACCGCACCGGGCGAGCCGCTGCTCTGGCAGGCCACTGCAGGCGATGTGAGCGTGAGGGTGGTGGACGATGCGGGCCGGGCCACACGGCGGAACATCCGTGTGAGACCTGCTCCCTAG